The sequence CGTGCCCGACGAACGCCGAAACATGGCGTATTCGCGATACGGACTTATCGAACGGCCCGACGATCCGCGGCACCGCCCGTTGCAATACGTCGTCGACGAGCACGGCAATTGGACGATGAATTGTCTGGCTTGCCATCAGGGAAAAGTGGCCGGCCGTGTCTACCCCGGCGTGCCGAATTCGCTCTTTGCGCTGGAGACGCTCACCGAGGAGGTCCGCGAGACAAAGCTCCGCATGAATAAGCCGCTGGCGCGAATGGAACTCGGCATGATCTTCATGCCCCTGGGGACAACCAACGGTACGACAAATGCCGTGATGTTCGGCGTCGCGCTGTTGGCGTTTCGCGATCCGGATTTGCACGTCGTGCCGGGCTTGCCGCCGCCGCTGACCAATCACGATCAGGACGCGCCGGCCTGGTGGAACTTCCATCGCCGCCGCTCGCTGTATAGCGACGGGTTTGCGATGAAGGGCCACCGGGCGCTGATGCAGTTTTTGCTCGATCGACAGAACTCGGCGCAGAAGTTTCGCGAGTGGGAAAACGATTTCAAGGATGTCTACGCATGGCTCGATTCGCTGACGCCGCCAAAGTATCCTTGGCCCGTCGACGGGGCGCTCGCCGGCTCGGGACACGAGCTGTTCGACGCGCATTGCGCTCGCTGCCACGGCGCGGCCGGGCGCGATTCGCGGTATCCAAACAAAATCATCCCGATCGAGACAATCGGCACCGATCCGGTGCGTCTGAACGCGTTGACGCCAGACATGCGAAAGGCCTACGGCGCGAGCTGGTTCGGCGAATATGGCAAGCAGCCGATGGTCGCCGACCCGGGCGGCTATGTGCCGCCGCCGCTGGACGGAATCTGGGCCTCGGCGCCATATTTCCATAATGGCTCGGTGCCGACGCTTTGGCACGTGCTGCACCCCGCCGAGCGGCCGAAGATCTGGCTCCGCAGCGACGATGGTTACGATCAGAAGCTCGTCGGCTTGGAGGTAGAAACGTTCGCCACGTTGCCGCCGCCGGCCCGCGCTTCGCACAGCGAACGCCGCCGTTATTTCGACACCACTCAGCCCGGCAAGAGCGCCGCAGGGCACCCCTTCTCTGACGAACTGAACGAAGACGAGAAGCGCGCCGTGCTGGAGTATCTCAAAACGATTTGACAATTGGCCTCATACCGATACGATGAGCGCTTGCGGTAGAGTTTGAGCCGCTACCGTCGTTCCACGGCACCAAGGAAGCCGCGGAACGCATTCTGCAAGCCAACCTCCATCCTCATCGCCTTGGCGTCCTTGGCGCTTGGCGGTTCAACACTCTTCCAGGTCTTCCGATGACACAAATCGAGCTTGCCCGAGCCGGCCGGATCACGCCGGAAATGGAATTCGTCGCCCGCCGA is a genomic window of Pirellulales bacterium containing:
- a CDS encoding cytochrome c, yielding MSTYRLLIAFVALLSASPVRSEECAARSRESPGERGYRLLLEKPYLTPDFDQQVFDELWKTWEEPLRSKAEKAVPDERRNMAYSRYGLIERPDDPRHRPLQYVVDEHGNWTMNCLACHQGKVAGRVYPGVPNSLFALETLTEEVRETKLRMNKPLARMELGMIFMPLGTTNGTTNAVMFGVALLAFRDPDLHVVPGLPPPLTNHDQDAPAWWNFHRRRSLYSDGFAMKGHRALMQFLLDRQNSAQKFREWENDFKDVYAWLDSLTPPKYPWPVDGALAGSGHELFDAHCARCHGAAGRDSRYPNKIIPIETIGTDPVRLNALTPDMRKAYGASWFGEYGKQPMVADPGGYVPPPLDGIWASAPYFHNGSVPTLWHVLHPAERPKIWLRSDDGYDQKLVGLEVETFATLPPPARASHSERRRYFDTTQPGKSAAGHPFSDELNEDEKRAVLEYLKTI